A region of Lycium barbarum isolate Lr01 chromosome 1, ASM1917538v2, whole genome shotgun sequence DNA encodes the following proteins:
- the LOC132634841 gene encoding G-type lectin S-receptor-like serine/threonine-protein kinase SD3-1, producing MDRGDRIASYPELLLSVSIAFLLFSVVSSQIPLGSKLTVEENNYWFSSNRDYAIGFFNFSDQYSFGVRFNAIYIPRSEQTAIWTAGWNVKVSSKAYFELSANGEMILFDPANGKTVWQSKTGNASVESAVLLDNGNFVLLNRNKSAVWQSFESPSDTMLSDQSLSVGQSLRASSRSSLTSYYSLHMNVSGEMQLRWESSVIYWTVGGPQSAVRAILGSDGILRLLDQRSQAVWSVYGEDHNDSDVKFRFLRLDSDGNLRIYSWGNNATSWRTVWQAIINQCDVFATCGTNGICILNASDSYGCQCPFRSTRDSNSGCLIPYKPSCESGSSMIRYDHMYLYGIYPPNKTVVQTSLQQCTSLCRKDPSCHAASFVNNGTAQCHMMNSQYVGGKSDPSLGSVTFVKTCSDPIAVLPAPVPAPKKVSQKICVSCLLEVAAASIVLFVMLQFGIGVYLYRRRKHMMQKSASPHIVPNATGCIMFSYSEIKDLTDNFKHQIGQNVFKGVFSDNRLVAVKNLDASIEEKRFRTAVLKIGSIYHKNLLRLDGYCCESGRRLLVYELAKYGSIDKCLEEPKMCKRLTWRKRIDICLSVARAISYLHTGCREFVSHGNLKCENVVLDDELEAKVSEFGLRTIQAEASSSGGLAETDVRDFGKMMVVLITGRQDADEACYWAYEKGVKAERDMAMDQRIEGGVDLEELERALRIAFWCLQGDERMRPSMGEVVKVLEGTLTVDPPPPPFAHYQQRPPEDESPSESYSEL from the coding sequence ATGGATAGAGGAGATAGAATAGCCTCTTATCCGGAGTTGCTGCTTTCTGTCTCTATAGCGTTCTTGCTTTTTTCAGTAGTCAGCTCACAAATTCCTTTGGGTTCCAAACTAACAGTAGAAGAGAACAATTATTGGTTCTCATCCAACAGGGACTATGCAATTGGATTCTTTAACTTCTCCGACCAGTATAGCTTTGGTGTCCGTTTCAATGCAATTTATATACCTAGAAGTGAACAAACAGCCATTTGGACTGCAGGGTGGAATGTTAAAGTTAGTAGCAAAGCATATTTTGAGCTTTCTGCAAATGGGGAAATGATATTGTTTGATCCAGCAAATGGAAAAACTGTTTGGCAAAGCAAAACTGGCAATGCATCTGTTGAATCAGCTGTTCTGCTTGATAATGGCAACTTTGTTCTCTTAAATAGGAATAAGAGTGCTGTTTGGCAGAGTTTTGAAAGTCCATCTGACACAATGCTTTCTGACCAGAGTTTATCTGTTGGCCAGTCTCTTCGAGCTTCTAGCAGGAGTTCGTTAACAAGTTATTACAGTCTTCATATGAATGTTTCTGGTGAGATGCAGCTTAGGTGGGAGAGCAGTGTCATTTACTGGACTGTTGGAGGTCCTCAATCTGCTGTCCGAGCCATTCTTGGCTCTGACGGAATCCTCCGACTACTTGATCAGAGATCGCAAGCTGTTTGGTCTGTCTATGGTGAGGACCACAATGATTCTGATGTGAAGTTTCGGTTCCTGAGACTAGATTCTGATGGTAATCTTCGGATATACTCATGGGGAAATAATGCAACATCATGGAGAACAGTTTGGCAAGCTATAATTAATCAATGTGATGTCTTTGCAACTTGTGGTACCAATGGTATATGCATCCTTAATGCATCGGACTCTTATGGTTGTCAGTGTCCATTTAGATCTACAAGAGACTCAAACTCCGGATGCCTAATTCCATACAAACCAAGTTGTGAATCTGGTTCATCCATGATCCGATATGATCATATGTACTTGTACGGGATATACCCACCAAACAAAACAGTTGTGCAAACTAGTTTGCAGCAGTGTACAAGTCTGTGTCGGAAAGATCCATCCTGTCATGCCGCATCCTTCGTCAACAATGGCACTGCACAATGTCACATGATGAACTCCCAGTATGTTGGCGGTAAATCAGATCCTTCTTTGGGTTCCGTTACTTTTGTCAAGACTTGTTCAGACCCAATTGCTGTTTTACCTGCGCCTGTACCTGCTCCGAAAAAGGTGTCACAGAAAATATGTGTTTCTTGTCTGTTAGAAGTTGCTGCTGCATCAATTGTTTTGTTTGTAATGCTTCAATTCGGGATTGGAGTTTACCTGTACAGGAGAAGGAAACATATGATGCAGAAATCTGCTTCACCCCATATAGTCCCTAATGCTACTGGTTGCATCATGTTTTCTTACTCTGAAATCAAAGACCTGACAGACAATTTTAAGCATCAAATTGGGCAGAATGTGTTCAAAGGTGTATTTTCAGATAACAGGCTTGTTGCAGTTAAAAATCTCGATGCCTCTATAGAAGAAAAGAGGTTCCGTACTGCAGTCCTAAAAATAGGAAGCATATATCACAAAAATCTTTTGAGGCTGGATGGTTATTGCTGTGAGTCTGGCCGTAGGTTATTGGTTTATGAGCTTGCCAAGTATGGGTCCATTGACAAATGTTTAGAAGAACCTAAAATGTGCAAGAGATTGACGTGGAGAAAAAGAATAGATATATGTTTGTCAGTGGCTAGGGCCATTTCTTACCTGCATACAGGATGTAGGGAGTTTGTTAGTCATGGAAATCTGAAATGTGAAAATGTGGTCTTAGATGATGAATTAGAGGCTAAAGTTAGTGAATTTGGGCTGAGGACAATTCAAGCTGAGGCGTCCAGTAGCGGGGGGCTAGCAGAGACAGATGTAAGAGATTTTGGCAAGATGATGGTGGTATTGATCACCGGACGCCAAGATGCAGATGAGGCTTGTTATTGGGCATATGAAAAAGGGGTAAAAGCTGAAAGGGATATGGCCATGGATCAGCGAATTGAGGGTGGCGTTGACTTGGAAGAGTTAGAACGAGCATTAAGAATTGCATTTTGGTGCTTACAAGGTGACGAACGTATGAGGCCATCAATGGGAGAGGTAGTCAAGGTACTGGAAGGCACTCTGACTGTCGATCCTCCACCACCTCCTTTTGCTCATTATCAACAGCGGCCGCCTGAAGACGAATCACCATCTGAATCATATTCAGAACTGTAA